A genomic region of Microbacterium schleiferi contains the following coding sequences:
- a CDS encoding tyrosine-type recombinase/integrase, with translation MARPKRALGELGKVTYTVEPSGLVIARARVYDGQGQERRPSGSGATEAEALTALQEAADVAVGRVLARRAQVMTVAELAKAWLKTAYHDDDPRVLRQRREQTVDGYASVVRAHVVPRAGAIPIADITADRADGLLMDVAREKSVTTANKVRNVMSLMFDWAIQQGHFSAAGSIQNTRYGAVVMANPIRATRRADEPDTVYFELDAVQVKYILHLIREVWPERHRKRYPVGRRPNYKLLADYILITLGTSERTAEPIAIRFQDVRFEAVEQPDGSLTMEALVWVGGTMVRTKSRGLFRQDSPKAERQKRWVRVPKFAAKVLSELVASHVPDPERNPDDVLFTTERGRPRDPSAVGELLRMFRREFEPELLAIGVDAEHLTFRSLRKAVAAAVSDTAGVEVARDLLGHSSTDITEGHYAKRPDLIVEVAADALDEAFAGIDA, from the coding sequence ATGGCGCGGCCGAAGCGCGCACTCGGCGAACTCGGCAAGGTGACCTACACGGTCGAGCCGAGCGGACTGGTCATCGCGCGAGCGCGGGTCTATGACGGCCAGGGGCAGGAGCGTCGTCCCAGCGGCAGCGGAGCGACCGAGGCTGAGGCGCTGACGGCGTTGCAGGAAGCTGCTGATGTCGCTGTCGGTCGAGTGCTGGCGCGACGAGCACAGGTCATGACTGTCGCTGAGCTGGCGAAGGCGTGGCTGAAGACGGCGTATCACGACGATGATCCGCGGGTGCTGCGCCAGCGCCGCGAGCAGACCGTCGATGGCTACGCATCGGTTGTTCGCGCGCATGTCGTCCCGCGCGCCGGTGCCATCCCCATTGCCGACATCACCGCCGACCGTGCTGATGGGCTGCTCATGGACGTAGCACGGGAGAAGTCGGTAACGACCGCGAACAAGGTTCGGAACGTGATGTCGCTCATGTTCGACTGGGCGATCCAGCAGGGGCACTTCTCGGCTGCCGGGTCGATCCAGAACACACGGTACGGAGCGGTCGTCATGGCGAACCCGATCCGTGCGACCAGGCGAGCGGACGAGCCGGACACGGTGTACTTCGAACTCGACGCGGTGCAGGTCAAGTACATCCTCCACCTCATCCGCGAGGTGTGGCCCGAGCGGCACCGGAAGCGGTATCCGGTGGGCCGACGGCCCAACTACAAGCTGCTCGCCGACTACATCCTCATCACGCTCGGCACCTCCGAGAGGACGGCAGAACCGATTGCGATCCGGTTCCAGGACGTGCGGTTCGAGGCGGTGGAACAACCGGATGGAAGCCTCACGATGGAGGCGCTCGTCTGGGTCGGCGGGACGATGGTTCGCACCAAGTCCCGCGGCCTGTTTCGCCAGGACTCGCCCAAAGCGGAGCGGCAGAAGCGTTGGGTTCGCGTGCCGAAGTTCGCAGCGAAGGTACTGAGCGAACTCGTGGCGAGCCACGTTCCCGACCCCGAACGGAATCCAGACGACGTGCTGTTCACGACCGAGCGCGGCCGTCCGCGCGACCCCAGCGCCGTCGGCGAGTTGCTCCGGATGTTCCGCCGCGAGTTCGAGCCGGAACTGCTGGCTATCGGGGTCGACGCCGAGCATCTCACCTTCCGCAGTCTCCGCAAGGCGGTCGCGGCCGCGGTATCGGACACGGCTGGCGTCGAGGTCGCACGCGACCTGCTCGGGCACAGCAGTACCGACATCACGGAAGGGCACTACGCGAAGCGTCCCGACCT
- a CDS encoding helix-turn-helix transcriptional regulator: MSDDRPRLWTPQELAEYTGIPIRTLADWRTERARSRGLGLPFVALSSHNVRYRDEDVEAFIAGRIVAPTDRAGD, encoded by the coding sequence ATGAGCGACGACCGCCCCCGCCTCTGGACTCCGCAGGAGCTTGCGGAGTACACGGGCATCCCGATCAGGACGCTCGCTGACTGGCGCACAGAGCGTGCGCGCAGCCGAGGTCTCGGGTTGCCGTTCGTCGCACTCTCGTCGCACAACGTTCGCTACCGCGATGAGGATGTCGAGGCGTTCATCGCTGGGCGGATCGTGGCCCCGACGGATAGGGCGGGCGACTGA
- a CDS encoding bifunctional [glutamine synthetase] adenylyltransferase/[glutamine synthetase]-adenylyl-L-tyrosine phosphorylase, which translates to MASTERTTGLTDLARVGFSELAQADAGLAELVETLGIDRAQAAAPAATAPDPDAALQALLWVARRDPAALRLAASDERRWAQLWLLLGASRGFGEFYGRHPREIGKLEGGADALPSETELRETLLSAVGAQDGFADDGSEDAWVRLRIAYRTQLARIALFDLSHVAPEAVLDAVAAALADAAGAALEASLCVARTRISTDGPAGQFSREQVDATQLAIIGMGKCGARELNYVSDVDVIFVAGTDDESLVSESRAVDIGTRLAVQTMRGISGVEIEPPLWEVDPNLRPEGKQGALVRTLDSHVAYYERWAKSWEFQALLKARPIAGNRVLGDAYIDAVQPRVWASAARENFVDSVQRMRERVTDHIPQDEVAQQIKLGPGGIRDVEFTVQLLQLVHGLSDEAIRQRGTLSAINALVAEGYIGRTDAAAFARDYRLLRVLEHRLQLRRLSRTHLMPTDPDELRVLARATGLADTGAELVSQWESIKREVRDIHVRLFYRPLLSAVAALPAEERALSEDQAHDRLAAIGFLDPPGALRHIRALTTGLSRKATIQRHLMPVMIRWFADGVDPDYGLISFRRLSERLGDTPWFLRMLRDSTGAAERLTRVLSGSRYVGELVEWIPESAAWLDHEEHLRPRSGVALQEEARAIQTRHRSIEDAARAVRALRRREVLRTAMGGVLGILSIDEIADALTTITEVTIQATLRAVRRDAVPPEDDALDFSVIAMGRFGGAELGFGSDADVLYVYRANGLEDGRASQLANALVAGLRQHSEDLRLPLDLDADLRPEGRTGPLVRSLDAYAAYYRRWSLSWEAQALLRSRGVAGSVKLIGAFTDLADAVRYPASADENGLREIKRIKARVENERLPQGVDPARHLKLGPGSLSDVEWLVQLLQLQHAHAVPELRTTSTLRALDALAAHSLLPASAVERLRHAWILASRLRSANTLLSGQTSDVLPTDRRKLDGLARLLEYPPHSASQVEEDYLGATRRARRVFEKYFYG; encoded by the coding sequence ATGGCATCCACCGAACGGACCACGGGTCTGACCGACCTGGCGCGGGTCGGCTTCAGCGAACTCGCCCAGGCTGATGCGGGACTAGCCGAGCTCGTCGAGACCCTCGGTATCGACCGTGCGCAGGCAGCGGCGCCTGCTGCAACGGCCCCCGATCCCGACGCGGCGCTGCAGGCACTGCTCTGGGTGGCGAGACGAGATCCCGCCGCGCTCCGGCTCGCGGCATCTGACGAACGCCGGTGGGCCCAGCTCTGGCTGCTGCTCGGCGCCTCACGGGGCTTCGGCGAGTTCTATGGCCGGCATCCGCGTGAGATCGGGAAGCTCGAAGGTGGCGCCGACGCCCTTCCCTCAGAAACAGAGCTCCGCGAGACCCTTCTGAGCGCCGTGGGTGCGCAGGACGGCTTCGCGGACGACGGTTCCGAGGATGCCTGGGTTCGCCTGCGGATCGCGTATCGGACCCAGCTCGCGCGCATCGCGTTGTTTGATCTTTCGCACGTTGCGCCGGAGGCGGTGCTCGATGCCGTGGCAGCAGCACTCGCGGATGCGGCGGGCGCGGCGCTGGAAGCATCGCTTTGCGTTGCCCGGACCCGGATATCGACGGACGGGCCCGCTGGGCAGTTCTCCCGCGAGCAGGTCGACGCAACCCAGCTCGCCATCATCGGCATGGGCAAGTGCGGCGCTCGCGAATTGAACTACGTCTCGGATGTCGACGTCATCTTCGTCGCGGGGACCGATGACGAATCCCTCGTCTCCGAGAGTCGCGCCGTCGATATCGGTACCCGCCTCGCTGTGCAGACGATGCGCGGGATCTCCGGTGTCGAAATCGAGCCGCCGCTGTGGGAGGTCGATCCGAACCTCCGGCCCGAGGGCAAACAGGGCGCCTTGGTGCGCACCCTCGATTCGCACGTGGCCTACTACGAGCGGTGGGCGAAGAGCTGGGAGTTCCAGGCCCTGCTGAAGGCGCGGCCGATCGCCGGCAACCGGGTGCTCGGCGACGCGTACATCGACGCCGTGCAGCCGCGCGTGTGGGCCAGCGCTGCTCGCGAGAACTTCGTCGACAGCGTGCAACGCATGCGGGAGCGCGTCACCGACCACATCCCGCAGGACGAGGTTGCTCAGCAGATCAAGCTCGGTCCCGGCGGCATCCGCGACGTGGAGTTCACGGTGCAATTGCTCCAGCTGGTGCACGGGCTGAGCGATGAGGCGATCCGCCAGCGAGGCACCCTGTCGGCGATCAACGCTCTCGTCGCCGAGGGATACATCGGCCGGACAGACGCGGCAGCGTTCGCACGCGACTACCGTCTGCTGCGTGTTCTGGAACACCGTCTTCAGCTGCGTCGCCTCTCGCGCACTCACCTGATGCCGACCGATCCCGACGAACTGCGTGTGTTGGCGCGGGCCACGGGGCTGGCCGATACCGGTGCAGAACTGGTGTCGCAGTGGGAGTCGATCAAGCGGGAAGTCCGCGACATCCACGTGCGGTTGTTCTACCGGCCGCTGCTGTCGGCGGTGGCCGCGCTGCCCGCCGAAGAACGCGCCCTCTCGGAGGACCAGGCCCACGACCGGCTCGCAGCCATCGGATTCCTCGATCCTCCGGGTGCCCTGCGCCACATCCGGGCGTTGACGACCGGGCTGAGCCGCAAGGCGACGATCCAGCGCCATCTCATGCCCGTGATGATCCGTTGGTTCGCGGACGGCGTCGATCCCGACTACGGCTTAATCTCGTTCCGACGCTTGAGCGAGCGCCTCGGCGACACACCGTGGTTCTTGCGGATGCTGCGGGACTCGACGGGGGCAGCTGAGCGCCTGACGCGCGTGCTCTCGGGCTCGCGGTATGTCGGAGAGCTCGTCGAGTGGATTCCCGAATCAGCTGCGTGGCTCGATCACGAGGAGCACCTGCGGCCTCGGTCGGGTGTTGCGCTCCAAGAGGAGGCGCGCGCGATCCAGACGCGTCACCGTTCGATCGAGGACGCGGCGCGGGCCGTGCGCGCGCTGCGTCGCCGAGAAGTGCTGCGCACCGCGATGGGCGGGGTTCTCGGCATCCTGTCGATCGACGAGATCGCCGACGCGCTGACGACCATCACAGAGGTCACCATCCAGGCGACGCTGCGGGCGGTGCGACGCGATGCCGTGCCGCCCGAGGATGACGCCCTCGACTTCTCTGTAATCGCCATGGGACGATTCGGTGGCGCGGAGCTCGGCTTCGGGTCGGATGCTGATGTCTTGTACGTCTACCGCGCCAACGGCCTCGAGGACGGTCGCGCCTCCCAGTTGGCGAACGCACTCGTTGCCGGCCTACGGCAGCACTCTGAGGATCTGCGGCTGCCCCTCGATCTGGACGCCGACCTCCGTCCCGAGGGTCGCACCGGACCGCTCGTCCGGTCGCTGGATGCCTATGCTGCCTACTACCGACGATGGTCGCTGTCGTGGGAGGCGCAGGCTCTGCTGCGTTCACGGGGCGTCGCCGGCAGCGTGAAGCTGATCGGGGCTTTCACTGATCTCGCCGACGCGGTCCGGTACCCCGCATCGGCCGACGAGAACGGTCTGCGAGAGATCAAACGCATCAAAGCTCGTGTCGAGAACGAACGTCTGCCTCAGGGCGTCGATCCGGCGCGGCACCTCAAGTTGGGCCCCGGTTCTCTCAGCGATGTGGAGTGGCTCGTGCAGCTGCTCCAGCTCCAGCATGCGCACGCCGTCCCCGAACTGCGCACCACATCGACCCTGCGGGCGCTAGACGCCCTGGCCGCCCACAGCCTGCTTCCCGCTAGTGCCGTCGAACGCCTGAGGCACGCGTGGATTCTCGCGAGCAGATTGCGATCGGCAAACACGTTGCTGTCGGGCCAGACGAGCGACGTGTTGCCCACGGATCGCCGCAAGCTCGACGGCCTGGCTCGACTCTTGGAATACCCACCGCACTCGGCATCCCAGGTCGAAGAGGACTACCTGGGTGCGACGCGCCGTGCCCGGCGGGTGTTCGAGAAGTACTTCTACGGTTGA
- a CDS encoding glutamine synthetase family protein — MDKQRDFVLRTIEERGVKFVRLWFTDVIGTLKSVAVAPAEVEGAFTEGLGFDGSAIEGLTRSYESDLLAHPDPTTFQTLPWRGEIDPTARMFCDITTPDGQPAVADPRHVLKRTLAKAADAGFTFYTHPEIEFYLLKSSSYGAEGPEPVDSAGYFDNVPGGTAHDFRRRSVRMLEDLGISVEYSHHEGGPGQNEIDLRYADALATADNIMTFRTVIKEVAIEQGVYATFMPKPLSGQPGSGMHTHMSLFEGDTNAFYEEGAQYQLSKVGRQFIAGLLRHANEISAVTNQFVNSYKRLWGGDEAPSFICWGHNNRSALVRVPMYKPNKGQSSRVEYRALDSAANPYLSYALLLAAGLKGIEEGYELPAEAEDNVWSLSDSERRALGYAPLPQSLDHALEYMEDSELVAETLGEQVFNYVLLNKRRDWQQYRAQVTPYELKSNLEML; from the coding sequence ATGGACAAGCAGCGGGACTTTGTTCTTCGCACGATCGAGGAGCGCGGCGTCAAGTTCGTGCGCCTGTGGTTCACCGACGTGATCGGAACCCTCAAATCGGTGGCTGTCGCGCCTGCCGAGGTTGAGGGGGCATTCACGGAAGGCCTCGGCTTTGACGGCTCCGCGATCGAGGGTCTGACGCGCTCGTACGAGTCGGATCTGCTCGCGCACCCCGATCCCACGACGTTCCAGACGCTGCCATGGCGGGGCGAGATCGACCCGACAGCTCGCATGTTCTGCGACATTACGACGCCCGACGGACAGCCGGCTGTGGCCGACCCGCGTCACGTCCTCAAGCGGACTCTCGCAAAGGCCGCGGATGCCGGATTCACGTTCTACACGCATCCGGAGATCGAGTTCTACCTGCTCAAGTCCTCCTCCTACGGTGCCGAGGGCCCGGAGCCGGTGGATTCGGCGGGGTACTTCGACAACGTTCCCGGTGGCACTGCGCATGACTTCCGCCGTCGGTCGGTGCGGATGCTCGAAGACCTGGGGATCTCGGTCGAGTACAGCCACCACGAAGGCGGGCCCGGCCAGAACGAGATCGACCTGCGGTACGCCGACGCGCTTGCCACCGCTGACAACATCATGACGTTCCGCACGGTGATCAAAGAGGTGGCGATCGAGCAGGGGGTCTACGCGACCTTCATGCCCAAGCCCCTCAGCGGCCAGCCCGGCAGCGGCATGCACACCCACATGTCGCTGTTCGAAGGAGACACCAACGCCTTCTACGAGGAGGGTGCGCAGTACCAGCTCTCGAAGGTCGGACGGCAGTTCATCGCAGGCCTTCTTCGGCACGCGAACGAGATCAGTGCCGTCACGAACCAGTTCGTCAATTCGTACAAGCGTCTGTGGGGCGGCGATGAGGCGCCGAGCTTCATCTGCTGGGGGCACAACAACCGTTCGGCGCTGGTTCGCGTTCCGATGTACAAGCCCAATAAGGGCCAGTCCTCCCGCGTCGAGTATCGCGCTCTGGACTCCGCAGCCAATCCCTACCTGTCGTACGCGCTGCTCCTGGCTGCCGGGCTCAAGGGCATCGAAGAGGGCTACGAGCTGCCCGCCGAAGCCGAAGACAACGTGTGGTCTCTCAGCGATTCCGAGCGCCGTGCCCTGGGCTACGCGCCGCTGCCGCAGAGTCTGGATCACGCGCTCGAGTACATGGAGGACTCGGAGCTGGTGGCTGAGACGCTCGGCGAGCAGGTCTTCAACTACGTCCTTCTGAACAAGCGCCGCGACTGGCAGCAGTACCGTGCGCAGGTCACACCGTACGAGCTGAAGAGCAATCTCGAGATGCTCTGA
- a CDS encoding SPOR domain-containing protein, translating into MSADAEKYWYNLTTGQVEKGFESPAVDRAGPFDTAEEAARAPEIMKERSRAWSDDEAREDSWGSGGTAAH; encoded by the coding sequence GTGTCCGCTGATGCCGAGAAGTACTGGTACAACCTGACCACCGGTCAGGTCGAGAAGGGCTTCGAGTCGCCCGCGGTCGACCGCGCCGGTCCGTTCGATACCGCAGAGGAGGCGGCTCGGGCACCGGAGATCATGAAGGAGCGGTCGCGCGCCTGGTCCGACGACGAAGCCCGCGAGGACTCCTGGGGCTCCGGCGGCACTGCCGCCCACTGA
- the ppgK gene encoding polyphosphate--glucose phosphotransferase, with protein MASDLTRAVGIDIGGTGIKGGVVDLEAGELVTDRIKVPTPAGAEPPAVLEAVKKVLETLEVADSDIPLGVAFPAIVKNGKTLSAANVSEKWIGFEAEKFFEDGLGRDIHFANDADVAGVAEVRYGAAKGVEGLVLLTTLGTGIGSAMIYNGVLIPNSELGHLARPGKDKDAEYYAAYSAMEREELSWAKWAKRLQWYYSHLEFLFSPDLFVVGGGVSKHPEEFLPLLKLNTPIVPAVHRNNSGIIGAAALSLGAMPQLAQATAAD; from the coding sequence ATGGCATCTGACCTGACCCGAGCAGTGGGCATCGACATCGGCGGCACGGGAATCAAGGGAGGTGTTGTCGACCTCGAAGCGGGTGAGCTCGTCACCGATCGCATCAAGGTCCCCACCCCCGCGGGAGCCGAGCCGCCGGCCGTTCTGGAAGCCGTCAAGAAAGTTCTCGAGACGTTGGAGGTGGCCGACTCGGATATTCCGCTCGGTGTTGCCTTCCCGGCGATCGTGAAGAACGGCAAGACCCTCTCGGCCGCGAACGTCTCGGAGAAGTGGATCGGTTTCGAGGCCGAGAAGTTCTTCGAGGACGGTCTCGGCCGCGACATCCATTTCGCCAATGACGCGGATGTCGCCGGCGTCGCGGAGGTGCGCTACGGCGCGGCGAAGGGCGTGGAGGGACTCGTCCTGCTCACGACCCTGGGCACCGGCATCGGCTCGGCCATGATCTACAACGGCGTCCTGATCCCCAACTCCGAACTCGGTCACCTCGCACGGCCCGGCAAGGACAAGGATGCCGAGTACTACGCGGCCTACTCCGCCATGGAGCGCGAAGAACTCTCCTGGGCGAAGTGGGCTAAGCGGCTCCAGTGGTACTACAGCCACCTCGAGTTCCTCTTCTCGCCCGACCTGTTCGTCGTCGGTGGCGGCGTGTCGAAGCACCCCGAGGAGTTCCTGCCCCTGCTGAAGCTGAACACCCCGATCGTGCCGGCAGTGCACCGCAACAACTCGGGAATCATCGGCGCAGCAGCTCTGTCACTCGGCGCGATGCCCCAGCTGGCTCAGGCGACAGCCGCCGACTGA
- a CDS encoding zinc ribbon domain-containing protein: MSSVRSRQGPHECESGRPAASSRGRCPRCPNPQRRSCRAVSGAGSSGVGADAVADRAQPGTRACPGDVDDVRAEQRRLDDDLKVVEARIARDAGRLADSANAKEAQNLEHELAALARRKSDLEDADLDAMERAEAAEEIVTGLEARLREINEEGASLSAAAKSAVAAAQADEAAASRDREAVAATVSADLLGLYDKLAQRSAGAALLTRQTCGGCHMVLAGSDLSALRAAAPEAVVTCPECGCILVRTEESGL, translated from the coding sequence ATGTCGTCGGTTCGATCCCGGCAGGGCCCACATGAATGCGAGTCCGGACGACCAGCGGCGTCTTCTCGAGGTCGCTGCCCTCGATGCCCGAATCCGCAGCGCCGCAGCTGCCGCGCGGTCTCCGGAGCAGGCAGCTCGGGTGTCGGAGCTGATGCAGTCGCGGACCGAGCTCAACCAGGAACTCGTGCGTGCCCGGGGGATGTCGACGACGTCCGCGCCGAGCAGCGTCGGCTCGATGACGACCTCAAGGTTGTCGAAGCACGCATTGCGCGCGATGCGGGTCGATTGGCCGACTCTGCCAACGCCAAAGAAGCGCAGAATCTGGAACACGAGCTTGCGGCACTGGCCCGACGAAAGAGTGATCTCGAAGACGCCGATCTCGACGCGATGGAGCGCGCGGAGGCCGCCGAAGAGATTGTTACCGGACTTGAGGCGAGACTGCGCGAGATCAACGAGGAGGGCGCCTCGCTCAGCGCCGCGGCAAAGTCCGCCGTTGCGGCAGCCCAGGCTGACGAGGCGGCAGCCTCCCGCGACCGCGAGGCCGTCGCCGCGACGGTATCCGCCGACCTGCTCGGCCTTTACGACAAGCTCGCTCAGCGGAGCGCGGGTGCAGCCTTGCTGACACGTCAAACGTGCGGTGGATGCCACATGGTTCTCGCGGGCAGCGATCTCAGCGCCCTGCGCGCCGCAGCGCCAGAGGCTGTGGTGACATGCCCCGAGTGCGGCTGCATCCTCGTCCGCACCGAAGAGTCGGGTCTGTAA
- the aceE gene encoding pyruvate dehydrogenase (acetyl-transferring), homodimeric type produces the protein MTVNDQDPYSQGPLDSDPDETAEWQESLQQLVSAKGHGRGREIMLSLLQTSHELQLNVPQVPTTDYINTISPDAEPDFPGDEELERRYRRWIRWNAAITVHRAQRPGIGVGGHISTYASSASLYEVGFNHFFRGPDHESGGDQVFIQGHASPGIYARSFLEGRLTQAQLDGFRQEKSAAPNGIPSYPHPRLMPDYWQFPTVSMGLGPINAIYQAMTNKYLTNRGIKDVGDSHVWAFLGDGEMDEVESRGQLQVAANEGLDNLTFVVNANLQRLDGPVRGNGKIIQELESFFRGAGWNVIKVVWGTGWDELLSKDTDGALVHLMNTTPDGDFQTYRAEDGAFIREHFFGRDERTAALVKDWSDDEIWGKLRRGGLDYRKVYAAYKAAVEHKGQPTVIIAKTIKGYGLGHHFEGRNATHQMKKMTLEDLKHFRDSMRIPISDAQLEENPYLPPYYNPGPQDETIQYMMERRRSLGGFLPQRRTSHTAITLPGDDVYALPKKGSGTQEVATTMAFVRLLKDLLRAKGFGNRIVPIIPDEARTFGIDAFFPTQKIYNPHGQNYTSVDRDLLLAYKESPQGQIMHVGINEAGALAALTATGTSYATHGEPLIPVYVFYSMFGFQRTGDAQWAAGDQMTRGFVIGATAGRTTLTGEGLQHADGHSHLLASTNPATVSYDPAYGYEIAHIVQSGLERMYGGHHPDPDVMYYLTVYNEPLVQPAEPEGVDVEGIVRGIHRISTAEGEGPRTQLLASGVGVPWALEAQQLLRDDWGVQADVWSVTSWTELRRDGLAADEHNFLHPENEPRRAYISEKLQDAEGPVIAVSDFMHAVQDQIRPWVPGHFATLGADGFGFSDTRPAARRFFKIDGPSIVVRTLQALAEEGAVDRALAGQAIRKYDLHNVKAGTSGNAGGES, from the coding sequence GTGACCGTCAACGATCAGGATCCGTACTCGCAGGGACCGCTCGACAGCGACCCCGACGAGACCGCGGAATGGCAGGAGTCCCTGCAGCAGCTCGTCTCGGCCAAGGGCCACGGGCGCGGCAGGGAAATCATGCTCAGCCTGTTGCAGACCTCGCATGAGCTCCAGCTCAACGTTCCGCAGGTGCCGACCACGGACTACATCAACACCATCTCCCCGGATGCCGAACCCGACTTTCCCGGTGACGAGGAGTTGGAGCGTCGTTACCGCCGCTGGATCCGTTGGAATGCCGCGATCACGGTTCACCGCGCACAGCGTCCCGGGATCGGTGTCGGCGGTCACATCTCGACCTACGCGTCCTCGGCGTCGCTGTATGAGGTCGGCTTCAACCACTTCTTCCGCGGCCCGGATCACGAATCCGGTGGCGATCAGGTGTTCATCCAGGGGCACGCCTCCCCCGGCATCTACGCCCGTTCCTTCCTGGAAGGGCGTCTGACCCAGGCGCAGCTCGACGGGTTCCGGCAGGAGAAGTCGGCGGCTCCCAACGGCATCCCGTCGTACCCGCACCCGCGACTCATGCCGGATTACTGGCAGTTCCCCACGGTCTCGATGGGCCTCGGCCCGATCAACGCCATCTATCAGGCGATGACCAACAAGTACCTGACCAACCGCGGAATCAAGGATGTCGGCGACAGCCACGTGTGGGCATTCCTCGGCGACGGCGAGATGGATGAGGTCGAAAGCCGTGGTCAGCTGCAGGTAGCTGCCAACGAGGGCCTCGACAACCTCACCTTCGTGGTCAACGCGAACCTGCAGCGCCTGGACGGCCCTGTTCGCGGTAACGGCAAGATCATTCAGGAGCTCGAGAGCTTCTTCCGCGGCGCGGGATGGAATGTCATCAAGGTCGTGTGGGGTACCGGGTGGGACGAACTGCTGTCCAAGGACACCGACGGCGCGCTCGTTCACCTCATGAACACCACCCCCGACGGGGACTTCCAGACCTACCGGGCGGAAGACGGCGCGTTCATTCGCGAGCACTTCTTCGGCCGTGATGAGCGCACCGCAGCCCTGGTGAAGGACTGGAGCGACGACGAGATCTGGGGCAAGCTTCGCCGCGGCGGGCTCGACTATCGCAAGGTCTACGCTGCCTACAAGGCTGCCGTCGAGCACAAGGGGCAGCCCACGGTCATCATCGCAAAGACCATCAAGGGCTACGGCCTCGGTCACCACTTCGAGGGCCGCAACGCGACCCACCAGATGAAGAAGATGACGCTCGAGGACCTGAAGCACTTCCGCGACTCGATGCGCATTCCGATCTCGGATGCTCAGCTCGAAGAGAACCCGTACCTGCCGCCGTACTACAACCCCGGCCCGCAGGACGAGACGATCCAGTACATGATGGAGCGCCGCCGCTCGCTGGGCGGTTTCCTCCCCCAGCGCCGCACGTCGCACACCGCGATCACCCTGCCGGGCGACGACGTCTATGCCCTCCCCAAGAAGGGATCGGGCACGCAGGAAGTCGCCACCACCATGGCCTTCGTGCGCCTGCTCAAAGATCTGCTGCGCGCCAAGGGCTTCGGCAACCGCATCGTGCCGATCATCCCGGACGAGGCACGCACGTTCGGTATCGATGCGTTCTTCCCGACGCAGAAGATCTACAACCCGCACGGTCAGAACTACACGTCGGTCGACCGCGATCTGCTTCTTGCCTACAAGGAGAGCCCGCAGGGCCAGATCATGCACGTCGGCATCAACGAGGCCGGCGCGCTGGCCGCGCTCACGGCCACGGGGACGTCCTACGCGACGCATGGCGAGCCGCTGATTCCGGTCTACGTCTTCTACTCGATGTTCGGATTCCAGCGCACCGGCGACGCCCAGTGGGCAGCCGGCGATCAGATGACGCGCGGGTTCGTGATCGGTGCCACCGCTGGCCGTACGACCCTGACCGGTGAGGGCCTTCAGCACGCTGACGGTCACTCACACCTGCTCGCGTCGACGAACCCCGCGACAGTCTCGTACGACCCCGCATACGGGTACGAGATCGCGCACATCGTGCAGTCGGGACTTGAGCGGATGTACGGCGGGCATCACCCCGACCCGGACGTCATGTACTACCTCACGGTCTACAACGAGCCGCTTGTTCAGCCGGCAGAGCCCGAGGGCGTGGATGTCGAGGGCATCGTGCGCGGCATCCACCGCATCTCCACCGCCGAAGGCGAAGGGCCCCGCACGCAGCTTCTGGCATCGGGCGTGGGTGTGCCGTGGGCCCTTGAGGCACAGCAGCTGTTGCGCGACGACTGGGGCGTGCAGGCCGACGTCTGGTCGGTGACCTCGTGGACCGAGCTGCGTCGCGATGGCCTCGCAGCCGACGAGCACAACTTCCTGCACCCCGAGAACGAGCCGCGACGCGCCTACATCAGCGAGAAGCTGCAGGACGCCGAAGGACCCGTCATCGCCGTGAGCGACTTCATGCACGCGGTTCAGGACCAGATCCGTCCGTGGGTCCCGGGGCACTTCGCAACGCTGGGCGCCGACGGCTTCGGCTTCTCGGACACACGTCCGGCAGCGCGGCGTTTCTTCAAGATCGACGGCCCGTCGATCGTCGTGCGGACTCTGCAGGCGTTGGCCGAGGAGGGCGCGGTCGACCGGGCCCTGGCTGGTCAGGCGATCCGCAAGTACGACCTGCACAACGTCAAGGCGGGCACGAGCGGGAACGCGGGCGGGGAGAGCTGA